From one Phycodurus eques isolate BA_2022a chromosome 19, UOR_Pequ_1.1, whole genome shotgun sequence genomic stretch:
- the nog2 gene encoding noggin-2: MGSSHPPVLLYMLLCVHVGVGQHFLRLRPSPSDHLPVPDLKEDPDPDYDPREQDFSERTLRKKLGSHFDPNFMSIGAPVLSNHSAPDFKLQGPMPNEIKKLELTETPYGKRVKVGKKARRKFLQWLWTYTHCPVVYTWKDLGVRFWPRYIKEGNCFSERSCSFPEGMSCKPVKSINKIFLRWYCQGFLRQKYCTWIQVQYPIISECKCSC; this comes from the coding sequence ATGGGCAGCTCTCACCCCCCAGTGCTCCTCTACATGCTGCTGTGCGTCCACGTCGGAGTGGGCCAGCACTTCCTCCGCCTCCGTCCATCCCCCAGCGACCACCTGCCCGTGCCTGACCTCAAGGAGGACCCCGACCCGGATTACGACCCCCGGGAGCAGGACTTCTCCGAAAGGACTCTGAGGAAAAAGCTGGGCAGCCACTTTGACCCCAACTTCATGTCCATCGGCGCGCCGGTGCTCAGCAACCACTCGGCGCCAGACTTCAAGCTGCAGGGGCCCATGCCCAACGAGATCAAGAAGCTGGAACTGACCGAGACCCCCTACGGCAAGCGCGTCAAGGTGGGCAAGAAGGCGCGCAGGAAATTCCTCCAGTGGCTGTGGACCTACACGCACTGTCCCGTGGTGTACACCTGGAAGGATTTGGGGGTGAGGTTCTGGCCGCGCTACATTAAGGAGGGCAACTGCTTCTCGGAGCGCTCCTGTTCATTCCCAGAGGGGATGTCTTGCAAACCCGTCAAGTCCATCAACAAGATTTTCCTGCGGTGGTACTGCCAAGGCTTTTTAAgacaaaaatactgtacgtgGATACAGGTGCAGTACCCCATCATCTCAGAGTGCAAGTGTTCGTGCTGA